One window of Nocardia nova SH22a genomic DNA carries:
- a CDS encoding NUDIX hydrolase yields MGSGFRLNAAVAVDLVVLTLGARHTANDTLCGLLVQRLYAPYRGRWALPGGFVRPEESLSAAAVRELKEETGLRGDRMHLEQLATYGEPGRDPRGRVISTAYLALVPNLPPPQAGSEATAAGIWSVEQLLAERGRLAFDHRRILTDGVERARAKLEYTPLATAFCGPNFTVAELRRVYEVVWGTAIDPRNFHRKVTTTPGFVVATGATSTRDGGRPAKLYRAGPAKVLHPPLMRPA; encoded by the coding sequence ATGGGCAGTGGTTTTCGCCTCAATGCAGCGGTCGCGGTCGATTTGGTGGTTCTGACCCTGGGCGCTCGGCACACTGCCAACGACACTCTGTGTGGGTTGCTGGTGCAGCGGTTGTATGCGCCGTATCGCGGAAGATGGGCGTTGCCCGGGGGTTTCGTGCGGCCGGAGGAGAGTTTGTCGGCGGCGGCGGTGCGGGAATTGAAAGAGGAGACCGGACTTCGCGGGGATCGCATGCATCTGGAGCAGCTGGCGACCTACGGTGAACCCGGACGTGATCCGCGGGGGCGGGTGATCAGCACCGCCTATCTGGCGCTGGTGCCGAATCTGCCGCCACCGCAGGCGGGTTCGGAGGCCACAGCCGCGGGGATATGGTCGGTGGAGCAGTTGCTCGCCGAGCGGGGGCGGCTGGCATTCGATCATCGGCGCATTCTCACCGACGGCGTCGAGCGGGCCCGTGCGAAATTGGAATACACACCGCTGGCCACCGCATTCTGCGGGCCGAATTTCACGGTCGCCGAATTACGACGGGTCTACGAAGTCGTCTGGGGCACCGCGATCGACCCGCGCAATTTCCACCGCAAGGTCACCACCACACCGGGATTCGTCGTCGCCACCGGCGCCACGAGCACCCGCGACGGCGGCCGGCCCGCCAAACTCTATCGGGCCGGGCCCGCCAAGGTCCTGCATCCGCCGCTGATGCGACCGGCCTGA
- a CDS encoding MbtH family protein: MSNPFDDDDAEFYVLTNSEGEHSLWPVFAAVPTGWTIAHGPGPRGLCLDYVESHWTDMRPTSLIEAMRRRAG, encoded by the coding sequence ATGAGCAACCCATTCGACGATGACGATGCCGAGTTCTACGTCCTGACCAATTCCGAAGGTGAGCATTCACTGTGGCCGGTATTCGCGGCCGTCCCGACCGGATGGACGATCGCGCACGGCCCGGGTCCGCGTGGGCTCTGTCTCGACTATGTCGAATCGCATTGGACCGACATGCGTCCCACATCGCTGATCGAGGCCATGCGCCGGCGCGCCGGGTGA